A segment of the Arachis hypogaea cultivar Tifrunner chromosome 5, arahy.Tifrunner.gnm2.J5K5, whole genome shotgun sequence genome:
GTCATGTGCTTGTATTCAACCTATAAAATATGAGGAAACTTATCAGTATCAAACGCTTTAACTAATGCCCCAGGCAAACATAACTACTAGTCTTCAGGACTAAACATTACCAAATAACAAAGAACAATTGTTGTACTCCTCCCTCGCCCAGCTTTACAGTGAACATAAGTAGTTCTTCCACTACTTGCATTCTCTGTATAGAAAAAAAGAAGATAGTATTAAGCTCCAAAACGGGAAAACTGCATCGGGCAAAACATATTTCTATAGGTAGATAGGTACATTTACCCCCTCCCCCCTTCCGAAACTTAAATAAATCACTCACGATGAATGAATTGAACAGCCTTGCTTATATCAGCAAAAGACGGGGCAAAGAGATAATCCCTTGTAGGAATTACCAGATGATCAATCCCATAAGTctgaaacaaataaaatatgaaccAAGAATATTAACAACCATTAAGAGTAGAACGGATCCACCAATTTATACACGCAACCCGGTGAAAGTGAGAAATCACTTACATGATATAACTTAGAAGGCACCAAAGTTTCATAAGGCTCATTTAGAGTAATTACACCACCCACTCCGAGTTTCTTCAAGTGTGGAACATCTTTTGGGAATGGAACAGCGCCCAGTAACACAAACTGCAGGGGGGAAAAAAATCAACAGAACAGCAACTATAAGCTAAGTTTAACCACAAAGACGATCAAAATTGAAACCGGAAGCAGCAGCAGCAAACTAGTAGAATTCAGTGATAGGATAGCATCCATGGAAACTAAATGAGATCAATTATGAAACATTGATCATACTCATAACAATCCTCCCATTGCAAAGAATCAAAACATCAAAATCTCATTTATCCGAGCAACACAAACACAAATTCAAggcacaagaaaaaaaaatccaaacataAAAACCCCATTCTCAACCTCAATATTGCAACAATCACAACCAATTTccctttttaagaaaaaaaaaagtcaaccacGCTTAAGCCAGAGGGAAAAAATTAACAAACTGTAAGAACcaccataaaaaaaaataaaggttgGAGTGAGAGTAAAACCTCATCAACTTCATCCCACCACCTGAACTCAGCTTCAATCTTATTCCGAAGCACATTGTACAAAAGCGTAGGGTAAAACAGGATCCTTGCACCCGCTCCAACCAACGCTCTCTTCGCATCAACCCTCACGATCTGCCTCTCGTGATACCCTCTTTCATCCATAACACACTCCCCATCCTCCAATTCCTCAATCTTCATCACCAGGCACAGCGAATTCACGAAACCCTAAAATAAAAACGaagaaatatattataaaaaaaaaaacaacaacaacaatcggTTAAAACAGAAACTTGTAGAAACTTACAAAATGTGCGAAAACGAGAACTTACTACTGACTTGGGAATCAAGGAAGATGAAAAACTGAATCTTGAAGCAGAATCAGCTAGGGGGAAAAACGGATCGGAGAAATGGGAATTACGGTTTTTTGAGGTGcgaaattaaaaattagaaactGAATCTAAAAGGTTTTGATGGATTCTAAACGGAAGAGTTAGTGTAACGAGGGGTTTGGAAGAGAGTATGAAAAAGCATGGTTTTGCAGAGAAGAACCAAATCGAGAGAGATGCTATAATAAATGGAATTGAATGTTGTGAGAACGCTACAAGAACCAATAAAATGTTGAATATGAATGAGTATATTTAACACAAATatcatcttttttcaaaataatatttattatatatttttgttataaatatttaataaataaatttaatttttatttttaatatccggataatataaaaatatatattatcatataataaaaataattatttttaaatttactaattaaaaaattatttaaacacaTGAATATTAAATCTAATTAGATGACAATATTTTGTAATTAtacatgtattaaaattaaattcataataaatatataaaaaataataaaaaattaaattttaataagataATAGAACTTCATTTGATGCGTAAAacatacaattatttttttttgaatgtcTATTTACttaagttaatataaaaaaaagttattttttgtgaattattttttttgatatgATATTATATGATTCGATACATGCTTTTACAGTTTATATtgatagtatattaaaattaaattctcaaGCAATATTagccaatttttattttaaatactaaaaatattattttttaaaaaatgtagaatttaaaatttataattaagtaaaataaagaatttatcagttaaaatttaaaatttaagataaataaaataattttaaaaaatttaattaatattagttaacaaattttattttctaatattactctaaatatattaagaaattaaattttttatatcttttataaaaaaattaattaattaataatcttaaTTTATTATCTTTCGATTATAATTTACATGTTACATTTAATTTTGGATAACTAAAATTGAATCGTCTGTTTTGTATTATGATATAGTGACATTTACACAGATACATGATTCGTAGtcacataaattttaaaattttataagacatgGAGATACGGtgtatacataaaatataaaataatttttagataaattataatgatattttgatattttattgattaaaatatgaaattatttttaactatataaagtatttaaaatattttttattttaataaataataatatatataatttataaattcatttcaagaatatatgttaaaaataaaactgGACACACTAACATGGTATTTCGATATGTTTAAATATATTTGcaaaagaatttttatttttttataaaaatataattagacacAACTAACACGCATATCAAacaaatatcaataaatattatatttaaaatatatctgACATACAAATATGACAACTCAATAAAATACTttataacatattaaaatttagaaggaTTTCAAGAcataataaatagttaaatacctTCATCTTCTGTTTTTATCACCAAAATACTCTGATGttaatttagtttgtatttttacttttaattttattcctaagaTTTTTTGTTTTAACATTTTgtcaataaacatataaaaatcTGAGTGATATAAGAAATTTTTTtacagaattttaaaaataaaaatacaaaataaaaacaaaaactaaatttgaatatttttt
Coding sequences within it:
- the LOC112802054 gene encoding phosphatidylglycerophosphate phosphatase PTPMT2; the encoded protein is MKIEELEDGECVMDERGYHERQIVRVDAKRALVGAGARILFYPTLLYNVLRNKIEAEFRWWDEVDEFVLLGAVPFPKDVPHLKKLGVGGVITLNEPYETLVPSKLYHTYGIDHLVIPTRDYLFAPSFADISKAVQFIHQNASSGRTTYVHCKAGRGRSTTIVLCYLVEYKHMTPAAAMEYVRSRRPRVLLAPSQWKAVQKYSKHRAASLPYSPSADAVLITKDDLEGYHSTCHAGMELAIVPKVTKKTMPMIARLSCLFTSLKVSGSSVPTSRRLPVSEALAC